One Candidatus Acetothermia bacterium genomic region harbors:
- a CDS encoding outer membrane lipoprotein-sorting protein encodes MKHGTEALLALAMLAVPLLALGQGITADDILAKVEDQGFFGTGRGNLYGALAVTIEEPGQAPVDYAFRVWAKEYPDGLTKTLLLYAAPEAVAGTMYLAHIPEEGMARMWLWLPALELVKELVGEEERKGEFISGSGITYDDVAQGFSYREDYTPQLVGEEAVGGHPTWVLALTPKGAKAEWARIRLWVHKDAYLVLKVEFYDRNGALARVLFAEDLVEDALGLRPSRLVVEDRTEKTRAVVEIQERSEAEIPDAYFLPENLPYLAP; translated from the coding sequence ATGAAGCACGGGACTGAAGCGCTGTTGGCGCTGGCGATGTTGGCGGTGCCGCTCTTGGCGCTCGGCCAGGGGATCACGGCCGACGACATCCTGGCCAAGGTGGAGGACCAGGGTTTCTTCGGCACGGGGAGGGGCAACCTGTACGGGGCGCTCGCGGTGACCATCGAGGAGCCCGGCCAGGCCCCGGTGGACTACGCGTTCCGGGTGTGGGCCAAGGAATACCCGGATGGTCTCACCAAGACCCTGCTCCTGTACGCGGCCCCGGAGGCGGTGGCCGGGACGATGTACCTCGCCCACATCCCGGAGGAAGGGATGGCCCGGATGTGGCTGTGGCTGCCGGCGTTGGAGCTCGTCAAGGAGCTCGTGGGCGAGGAGGAGCGGAAAGGGGAGTTCATCTCCGGAAGCGGCATCACCTACGACGACGTGGCCCAAGGGTTCAGCTACCGGGAGGACTACACCCCCCAGCTGGTGGGGGAGGAGGCGGTCGGTGGGCACCCGACCTGGGTCCTCGCCCTCACCCCCAAGGGGGCCAAGGCGGAGTGGGCGCGGATTCGCCTGTGGGTCCACAAGGACGCGTACCTGGTGCTTAAGGTGGAGTTCTACGACCGGAACGGGGCGTTGGCCCGGGTCCTTTTCGCCGAGGACCTGGTGGAGGACGCCCTTGGCCTCCGCCCGAGCCGGCTGGTGGTGGAGGACCGGACGGAGAAGACCCGCGCCGTCGTGGAGATCCAAGAACGGTCGGAAGCGGAGATCCCGGACGCGTACTTCTTGCCCGAGAACCTGCCCTACCTCGCCCCCTGA
- a CDS encoding DUF401 family protein, with protein sequence MSALIWAGFALSLAALLGLARWSLWGAMAVGAAILGVFTLPLREVIPTLAAVLTDPGVLLLGLAVSVMPLIGAAMERTGRMDALVENLGVGRRAVFALAPALLGMLPMPGGALLSSPLLERTGGATAEVRAAANVWFRHAMLFVYPISASLITAAKLAGLDVWTVLPYQLPALVLSAALGYIWLLRPVSGRLDPSGPRSPAALLAPLAILLAAPALDLLLKRAAHLPVPELATLAGVTASLALAAWGKLTVWDVVHLARRGKPWRFGLIVAGMFAYLAAFQRSGMPGLISGLHLPPQVLCLGIGWLLGFATGRQQAATSIVIPIYTASYGLMGPWAFAVTYFASYLGYLLSPLHPCLTVSAAHAGTTLGATWQRLLPPSVVALLVTAVAGFVVL encoded by the coding sequence ATGTCCGCGCTGATCTGGGCCGGGTTCGCCCTGTCCTTGGCCGCCCTCCTCGGCCTGGCGCGGTGGAGCCTGTGGGGGGCGATGGCGGTCGGGGCGGCCATCCTGGGCGTGTTCACCCTTCCCCTTCGGGAGGTGATCCCGACCCTGGCCGCGGTGCTGACCGACCCCGGGGTGCTCCTGCTCGGGCTGGCGGTGAGCGTGATGCCCCTGATCGGGGCGGCGATGGAGCGGACCGGGCGCATGGATGCCCTGGTAGAGAACCTGGGAGTGGGGCGGCGGGCCGTGTTCGCCCTGGCTCCTGCCCTCCTGGGGATGCTCCCCATGCCCGGTGGGGCGCTCCTCTCTTCGCCCCTGCTGGAGCGGACCGGTGGGGCGACAGCAGAGGTGCGGGCCGCGGCCAACGTGTGGTTTCGGCACGCGATGCTGTTCGTGTACCCGATCTCCGCCTCCCTCATCACCGCGGCCAAGTTGGCTGGCCTCGATGTGTGGACGGTGCTCCCCTACCAGCTCCCAGCCCTCGTCCTGTCCGCAGCCCTGGGCTACATCTGGCTCCTGCGCCCGGTGTCCGGTCGTCTGGACCCAAGCGGGCCACGATCCCCAGCCGCGCTCCTCGCCCCGCTCGCGATCCTCCTCGCCGCCCCGGCCCTGGACCTCCTCCTCAAGCGGGCGGCCCACCTCCCGGTGCCGGAGCTGGCCACGTTGGCTGGGGTGACCGCGAGCCTGGCTCTCGCCGCGTGGGGCAAGCTCACGGTGTGGGACGTGGTCCACCTGGCCCGCCGGGGGAAGCCGTGGCGGTTCGGCCTGATCGTGGCAGGGATGTTCGCGTACCTCGCGGCCTTCCAGCGCTCCGGGATGCCGGGGCTCATCTCTGGGTTGCACCTCCCGCCCCAGGTGCTGTGCCTGGGGATCGGATGGCTGCTTGGGTTCGCCACCGGGCGGCAGCAAGCGGCCACCTCCATCGTGATCCCCATCTACACCGCGAGCTACGGCCTGATGGGGCCGTGGGCGTTCGCCGTGACCTATTTCGCCTCGTACTTAGGGTACCTCTTGTCCCCGCTCCACCCGTGCCTCACCGTGTCCGCGGCGCATGCCGGGACCACCCTCGGGGCCACCTGGCAACGGCTGCTGCCGCCGAGCGTGGTTGCCCTCCTGGTCACAGCCGTGGCCGGGTTTGTGGTGCTCTAA
- the tgt gene encoding tRNA guanosine(34) transglycosylase Tgt — MSSFRILAEVPGTEARLGELFTPHGVVQTPAFVAVATRGTVKALAVQDLEAIGVEVLIANTYHLALRPGAEAIGALGGLHGFTGWQGPWFTDSGGFQVFSLGAGKVHGVGKIAPIFPGAAPIRPMGESLVRLTEDGVRFRSVIDGSWIFFSPEEVILLERLLGADVILPLDECTSPFHDRAYTKAAMDRTHRWAERALRAFEGTQGLGPNPDQALWGIVQGGAYEDLRRASARTIASMGFPGFAIGGSLGRSKEDMHRVLEWTVAELPRDRPCHLLGIGAVEDILVAVSLGVDTFDCAAPTRLARNGVLLGFGEPRFRLSIKTGRLRRDDRPIEEGCDCLTCRRYPRAFLHHLFRSGELSYYRLATVHNLRFMVRLMDRIRTVLTRGAVPDLDLVREPPHG; from the coding sequence ATGTCCTCGTTCCGGATCCTGGCCGAGGTCCCGGGGACGGAGGCCCGCCTTGGCGAGCTCTTCACCCCCCACGGCGTGGTTCAGACCCCGGCATTCGTGGCCGTGGCCACCCGGGGCACGGTGAAGGCCCTTGCGGTCCAAGACCTGGAGGCGATCGGGGTGGAGGTGCTGATCGCCAACACCTACCACCTGGCCCTGCGCCCAGGCGCGGAGGCGATCGGGGCCCTTGGGGGGCTGCACGGGTTCACCGGCTGGCAAGGCCCCTGGTTCACGGACTCCGGCGGGTTCCAGGTGTTCAGCCTCGGGGCAGGCAAGGTCCACGGGGTGGGGAAGATCGCGCCCATCTTCCCCGGCGCGGCGCCCATCCGGCCGATGGGGGAATCCCTCGTCCGGCTCACCGAGGATGGGGTCCGGTTCCGGTCGGTGATCGACGGGTCGTGGATCTTCTTCAGCCCGGAGGAGGTGATCCTCCTCGAACGGCTCCTCGGGGCGGATGTGATCTTGCCCTTGGACGAGTGCACCTCTCCGTTCCACGACCGTGCGTACACCAAGGCGGCGATGGACCGGACCCACCGCTGGGCGGAGCGGGCCCTGCGTGCGTTCGAAGGGACGCAGGGGCTTGGCCCCAATCCGGATCAGGCCCTATGGGGGATCGTCCAGGGCGGGGCGTACGAGGACCTGCGCCGGGCGTCGGCGCGAACCATCGCCAGCATGGGGTTCCCCGGGTTCGCGATCGGCGGGTCGTTGGGCCGGTCCAAGGAGGACATGCACCGGGTGCTCGAGTGGACGGTGGCCGAGCTCCCCCGGGACCGTCCCTGCCACCTCCTCGGGATCGGGGCGGTGGAGGACATCCTGGTCGCGGTGAGCTTGGGGGTGGACACGTTCGACTGCGCTGCCCCGACGCGTCTGGCACGGAACGGAGTTCTGCTTGGGTTTGGGGAGCCCAGGTTTCGTCTTTCCATCAAGACAGGGAGGCTCCGCCGCGACGATCGGCCCATCGAGGAGGGGTGCGACTGCCTCACGTGCCGACGGTACCCCCGGGCGTTCCTGCATCACCTCTTTCGGTCCGGAGAGCTCTCCTACTACCGGCTGGCCACGGTGCACAACCTGCGGTTCATGGTCCGGCTGATGGACCGGATCCGGACTGTCCTAACCAGGGGGGCTGTGCCCGACCTCGACCTCGTTCGCGAGCCGCCGCACGGTTAG
- the gatC gene encoding Asp-tRNA(Asn)/Glu-tRNA(Gln) amidotransferase subunit GatC: MIDERTMERVEALSGLSLSPEERRHLRADLSRILDYFQKLQELPTEDVPPFTPLPGQVNAWREDEPRASVSPEEAMANAPAARDGYFFVPPVFEG, from the coding sequence GTGATCGACGAGCGGACCATGGAGCGCGTGGAGGCCCTTTCCGGGTTGAGCTTGTCCCCGGAGGAGCGGCGGCATCTGCGGGCCGACCTCTCCCGGATCCTCGACTACTTCCAAAAGCTCCAGGAGCTCCCCACCGAGGACGTGCCTCCGTTCACCCCGCTGCCGGGCCAGGTCAACGCGTGGCGGGAAGACGAGCCCCGGGCCTCGGTGTCCCCGGAGGAGGCCATGGCGAACGCGCCGGCGGCCCGCGACGGGTACTTCTTCGTCCCCCCGGTGTTCGAGGGCTGA
- a CDS encoding queuosine salvage family protein produces the protein MENPVRTGSRWIVRRARWVRLDRNALDALAGWLVDLPLSTWEGRYHFRGAEELSLRYLLVLDALNFCFWPNKAWSVAGPAGERLTGYFALAYALRRAAEGDPEFFEPENMAALDVDGLRRILGDIALLPLRARVVREVGEALLRFGSARAFFAAARGSCRRLVELLTAHLPSFRDAAEYRGRAVFFHKRAQILCADLAGAFAGEGPGRLTDLDWLTAFADYKLPQILRAEGALALHPALAQRLDRMEPIPAGSPPEVELRAATVVAVEELTAALERRGRPLRAFEVDWLLWHLSQRQLPVPHHRTLTVFY, from the coding sequence ATGGAGAACCCGGTCCGAACGGGATCTCGGTGGATTGTGCGCCGGGCCCGCTGGGTGCGCCTCGATCGGAACGCGCTCGACGCCCTGGCGGGGTGGCTGGTCGATCTCCCGCTCTCCACCTGGGAGGGCCGCTACCACTTCCGCGGGGCAGAGGAGCTCTCCCTGCGCTACCTCCTCGTCCTGGACGCATTGAACTTTTGTTTCTGGCCGAACAAGGCGTGGTCCGTGGCCGGGCCCGCTGGGGAACGGCTCACCGGGTACTTCGCCCTGGCCTATGCCCTGCGTCGGGCCGCGGAAGGGGACCCGGAGTTCTTTGAGCCCGAGAACATGGCCGCGCTCGACGTGGACGGGCTGCGCCGCATCCTGGGGGACATCGCCCTCCTTCCCCTGCGGGCGCGGGTCGTACGGGAGGTCGGGGAGGCGCTGCTCCGGTTTGGTTCCGCGCGGGCGTTTTTCGCCGCCGCCCGGGGCTCCTGCCGGCGCCTGGTGGAGCTTCTCACCGCCCACCTCCCCTCGTTCCGCGACGCCGCCGAGTACCGCGGCCGCGCGGTGTTCTTCCACAAGCGGGCCCAGATCCTGTGCGCGGACCTCGCCGGGGCGTTCGCCGGGGAGGGCCCAGGAAGGCTCACGGACCTCGATTGGCTCACGGCGTTCGCCGACTACAAGCTTCCCCAGATCCTCCGCGCAGAAGGGGCGCTTGCCCTTCACCCCGCGCTGGCCCAGCGCCTCGACCGGATGGAACCGATCCCGGCCGGGTCCCCACCGGAGGTGGAGCTGCGGGCGGCGACGGTGGTCGCGGTGGAGGAGCTCACTGCAGCCCTGGAACGCCGCGGCCGGCCGCTCAGGGCGTTCGAGGTGGATTGGCTCCTGTGGCACCTAAGCCAGCGCCAGCTGCCGGTCCCCCACCACCGCACCCTCACCGTGTTCTACTAG